One genomic segment of Helianthus annuus cultivar XRQ/B chromosome 14, HanXRQr2.0-SUNRISE, whole genome shotgun sequence includes these proteins:
- the LOC110908456 gene encoding histone H4, translated as MSGRGKGGKGLGKGGAKRHRKVLRDNIQGITKPAIRRLARRGGVKRISGLIYEETRGVLKIFLENVIRDAVTYTEHARRKTVTAMDVVYALKRQGRTLYGFGG; from the coding sequence atgtcCGGAAGAGGTAAAGGAGGCAAGGGGCTGGGAAAGGGAGGAGCAAAACGACACCGTAAAGTTCTCCGTGATAACATCCAAGGTATCACCAAGCCGGCTATTCGTCGGCTGGCGCGCCGTGGCGGCGTTAAGCGGATCAGCGGGCTAATCTACGAGGAGACACGTGGCGTGTTGAAGATCTTTCTCGAAAATGTTATTCGTGATGCGGTTACCTACACCGAGCATGCTCGTCGGAAAACTGTTACTGCTATGGATGTTGTTTATGCGTTGAAGCGACAGGGCCGTACTCTGTATGGTTTTGGTGGTTAG
- the LOC110906766 gene encoding uncharacterized protein LOC110906766, translating into MTRTDAFMKNQEQINKNNELQFKNQQAALLDLQRTVGGLAKQLQEHPPGQFSGNTFPNPANQSAKAITTRSGKSLGEVVREEVEDEREDEVDEEIEMEAPGKVHTRLAPASIAHAEESPVEKRVEKQPTRGRPTPVIDYSRLPFPARARQQKYAQEYGKFLEMFTQLKINLPFIEALQSMPKYAKFLKDLLKRKERIGELSNIPLTGGCSAVVLNKLPEKLTDPGTFTIPCFFGGAVTPSHALADLGASINLMPFSLYERLGLGELTPTRMSLSLADRSVKYPRGIVENLLVKVDRFVFPVDFVVLDMEADERVPIILGRPFLRTAKAIIDVFDGKISLRAGDEIVTFEIDRAMQHPSGRDDDVGPCHSVYFLNSFISCVDTCLEYISGADLVGEGVVDEHSEDEVDELDAISDESTPVEIPPPLELKVLPSHLEYAFLGEKPSMPVIISSKLTEEEKARLIEVLRKYSDAIAWRLSDIKGISPTFCTHRILMEDVFKPVVQPQRRLNPNMQEVVKKEVMKLLESGLIYPISDSAWDMVESSMEVFMDDFSVYGSSFNQCLMNLERMLKRCVETKLMLNWEKCHFMVTEGIVLGHKISRAGIEVDRAKIDTISQLPPPTSVKSVRSFLGHAGFYRRFIRDFSKITRPMTRLLEKDVPFIFDEECLHEFEFLKEKLVSAPILVSPDWSLPFELTCDASDYAVGAVLGQRREKHFHPIYYASKTLNDAQENYTTTEKELLAVVFAFDKFRSYLVLSKTVVFTDHSALRHLFQKKDAKPRLIRWILLLSEFDIEIKDKKGAENVAADHLSRLEDPKREEIREEAIGDRFPHESIDAVTAGAVDLPWYSDIANYLADGFVMESLSAQQTWKLTRDARKYIWDDPYLFRIGGDRVLRRCVSREEGAGILRHVHEGLTGGHHGAHVTAQNLIVVSIGRQ; encoded by the exons ATGACGCGGACCGATGCGTTCATGAAAAATCAGGagcaaattaataaaaataacgAACTACAGTTCAAGAATCAGCAGGCCGCCCTCCTCGATCTTCAGAGGACAGTAGGCGGGCTTGCTAAGCAGTTACAGGAGCACCCACCGGGTCAGTTTTCGGGAAACACTTTCCCGAATCCCGCGAATCAGTCAGCGAAGGCGATTACGACTCGTAGTGGGAAGAGTTTGGGAGAGGTTGTGAGAGAAGAAGTTGAGGATGAGAGAGAGGATGAAGTCGATGAGGAGATCgagatggaggctccaggcaaggTGCACACGAGGCTAGCCCCAGCAAGTATCGCACACGCCGAGGAGTCGCCAGTAGAGAAGAGAGTGGAGAAGCAGCCGACGAGGGGTCGGCCGACACCGGTGATTGATTATTCTCGCCTTCCGTTTCCCGCCCGTGCCAGGCAGCAGAAATATGCTCAGGAGTACGGGAAATTCCTCGAGATGTTTACTCAGTTGAAGATAAATCTTCCGTTCATCGAGGCGCTTCAGTCTATGCCTAAGTACGCGAAATTCCTTAAAGATCTTTTGAAGCGTAAGGAGAGAATCGGTGAGCTTTCGAATATTCCATTGACAGGAGGTTGTTCTGCGGTAGTCTTGAATAAGCTACCAGAGAAGTTGACCGACCCTGGCACATTCACGATTCCATGTTTCTTTGGGGGAGCCGTTACCCCTTCTCATGCCTTAGCCGATTTAGGGGCCAGCATCAATCTGATGCCATTCTCGTTGTATGAGCGACTTGGTCTAGGAGAGCTTACACCCACGCGCATGTCATTGTCCTTGGCTGACCGATCAGTCAAGTATCCTCGTGGGATAGTAGAGAATTTGTTGGTGAAGGTCGATAGGTTTGTGTTCCCAGTAGATTTCGTTGTGCTCGACATGGAGGCCGATGAGAGAGTTCCTATTATTCTAGGCCGTCCATTCCTTCGAACCGCAAAGGCGATCATCGACGTCTTTGACGGTAAGATTTCTCTTCGTGCGGGTGATGAGATTGTCACATTCGAGATTGACAGAGCGATGCAGCATCCTAGCGGCCGTGATGATGATGTTGGGCCGTGTCATTCCGTTTACTTTCTCAATTCATTCATATCTTGCGTCGACACGTGTCTTGAGTACATTAGTGGAGCTGATTTAGTAGGCGAGGGAGTTGTTGACGAGCATTCTGAGGATGAGGTAGATGAG CTCGATGCGATTAGTGATGAGAGTACTCCCGTAGAGATTCCACCGCCTTTAGAACTTAAGGTTCTTCCTTCACATCTCGAGTACGCGTTTCTAGGAGAGAAGCCGAGTATGCCTGTCATCATTTCTTCAAAGTTGACAGAGGAGGAGAAGGCGAGGTTGATTGAGGTGCTTAGAAAGTACAGTGATGCGATTGCATGGAGGCTAtccgatatcaagggcatcagccCTACCTTTTGCACGCATCGCATTCTGATGGAGGATGTTTTCAAGCCTGTAGTGCAGCCGCAGCGTCGGTTGAATCCGAATATGCAGGAggtagtgaagaaggaggtgatgaaGCTTTTAGAGTCTGGTTTGATCTATCCTATTTCTGATTCAGCTTGG GATATGGTCGAGAGTTCGATGGAGGTGTTTATGGACGATTTCTCAGTGTATGGTAGTTCTTTCAATCAGTGCTTGATGAATCTTGAGAGGATGTTGAAGAGATGTGTGGAGACGAAGTTGATGCTGaactgggagaagtgtcacttcatggtgactGAGGGGATTGTGCTAGGGCACAAGATTTCGCGAGCAGGTATTGAGGTTGATAGAGCGAAGATTGACACGATTAGCCAGCTCCCTCCGCCAACTAGTGTGAAGTCGGTTCGTAGTTTTCTCGGTCATGCGGGATTTTATAGGCGCTTCATTAGGGATTTCTCCAAAATCACTCGCCCCATGACGCGATTGTTGGAGAAGGACGTTCCTTTCATCTTTGACGAGGAGTGCCTTCATGAGTTTGAGTTTCTGAAGGAGAAGTTAGTGAGTGCACCGATCCTCGTGTCGCCTGATTGGAGCTTACCATTCGAGTTGACGTGCGATGCGAGTGACTACGCAGTTGGTGCGGTGTTAGGGCAGAGACGGGAGAAGCATTTTCACCCGATTTACTACGCGAGTAAAACGCTGAATGATGCCCAGGAGAATTACACCACCACGGAGAAGGAGTTGTTGGCGGTGGTGTTCGCGTTTGATAAATTCCGATCATATCTCGTTCTTTCGAAAACCGTCGTGTTCACTGATCATTCTGCTCTGCGTCACTTGTTTCAGAAGAAGGACGCGAAGCCGCGTCTCATACGATGGATTCTGCTTCTTTCCGAGTTCGACATTGAAATTAAGGATAAGAAGGGGGCAGAGAATGTGGCGGCGGACCACTTGTCCCGCTTAGAGGATCCGAAGCGAGAGGAGATTCGTGAGGAGGCGATAGGAGATAGATTCCCTCACGAGTCTATTGACGCTGTCACGGCAGGAGCCGTGGACCTCCCGTGGTATAGCGATATAGCCAATTATTTGGCCGACGGGTTTGTGATGGAGAGTTTGAGTGCGCAGCAGACGTGGAAGCTGACGAGGGACGCTAGGAAGTACATCTGGGACGATCCCTATCTCTTCAGGATAGGCGGTGATCGAGTTTTGAGGAGATGTGTTAGTAGAGAAGAAGGTGCGGGGATCCTGAGGCACGTGCATGAGGGATTGACTGGAGGACACCATGGTGCGCATGTGACCGCACAGAATTTGATTGTGGTTTCTATTGGCCGACAGTAG
- the LOC110908457 gene encoding late embryogenesis abundant protein 7 codes for MSNNMKAGETYGKAEAKAENAAGAVKDTANQARDKAADAAEATEGQAQLRKEEASGILQQTGEQVANMAQGAYDGVKNTLGVGENQK; via the exons ATGTCGAATAACATGAAAGCAGGAGAAACCTATGGCAAGGCTGAG GCCAAAGCTGAAAACGCAGCGGGTGCTGTGAAAGACACAGCCAACCAAGCTAGAGATAAGGCTGCTGATGCTGCCGAGGCAACCGAGGGTCAGGCTCAGCTTCGCAAGGAAGAGGCCTCTGGCATCCTCCAACAG ACCGGAGAGCAGGTGGCTAACATGGCTCAGGGTGCGTATGATGGTGTCAAAAACACGCTTGGAGTCGGTGAAAACCAAAAGTGA
- the LOC110906765 gene encoding probable calcium-binding protein CML44, which yields MSTLSYNDLYRLFKTLDQNGDGLISPHELQWLLDTMKVSSGIDELECLTEKSSLSFPEFLEFYDTITKQEKEGENESENDLFKAFEVFDKNRDGFISDEELEEALSRLGLWDETGHMDVKSMIKAYDDNCDGFLDFQEFKKMMA from the coding sequence ATGTCTACTCTTAGCTACAATGACCTATATCGGCTTTTCAAGACGCTCGACCAAAATGGAGACGGTCTTATTAGCCCCCACGAGCTCCAATGGCTTCTCGATACCATGAAAGTGTCTTCAGGCATCGATGAGCTAGAATGCTTAACTGAGAAATCCAGTCTTAGTTTTCCTGAGTTTTTGGAGTTCTATGATACGATCACAAAACAAGAAAAAGAAGGGGAGAATGAATCGGAAAATGATCTTTTCAAGGCGTTTGAAGTGTTTGATAAGAACCGTGATGGGTTCATTTCTGATGAAGAGCTCGAAGAGGCGTTGTCAAGATTGGGATTATGGGACGAGACGGGTCACATGGATGTAAAGAGTATGATCAAAGCATATGATGACAATTGTGATGGCTTTCTTGATTTCCAGGAGTTCAAGAAGATGATGGCTTAG